The Amylolactobacillus amylophilus DSM 20533 = JCM 1125 genome contains a region encoding:
- the mobV gene encoding MobV family relaxase: MSFVVARMQKVKSGNLVGVGNHNQRNTDNHSNKDIDVERSHLNYDLVNRTENYKRDIEQFINDNKSSSRAVRKDAVLINEWIITSDNQFFKDKDSKEIKDYFEVAKSYFSEKFGDENIRYAQVHLDETTPHMHLGIVPFNDEHKLSAKTVFNRQALQAVQDELPKYLNERGFELERGEKGSERKNLTVPEYKKAKDELKELTTTLEQRKSEVLALSNDKTPTIKKESLDLKDETKTVKVPSGETIGIGKLRHEFTKNEERKTGNVIIPEDKLNALIQGYEDLYKSNEKLKKYAETDLPKRIDYVKEKYKEVVRDFNDLADRYNNNLEKIDSLEKENKSLKNEIKGIYKGFKEYFKDSKQVTTEQVKTLVSGVLDKVKEFVKGGEFEKIHRNETQTRDRDELSR; encoded by the coding sequence ATGTCATTTGTAGTGGCGAGAATGCAGAAGGTAAAATCAGGAAATTTAGTTGGGGTAGGTAATCATAATCAGAGAAATACAGACAATCATTCCAACAAAGATATTGATGTTGAACGGTCACATTTAAATTATGATTTGGTCAATCGGACAGAAAATTATAAACGAGATATTGAGCAATTTATTAACGACAACAAATCAAGTAGTCGTGCTGTCAGAAAAGATGCTGTATTAATAAACGAATGGATCATAACTTCTGACAACCAATTTTTTAAAGATAAAGATAGTAAAGAAATTAAAGATTATTTTGAAGTTGCTAAATCATATTTTTCAGAAAAATTTGGTGATGAGAATATCCGCTATGCTCAAGTTCACTTAGACGAAACGACACCGCATATGCACTTAGGAATTGTGCCGTTTAATGACGAACACAAGCTATCAGCAAAGACTGTTTTTAATCGTCAAGCCTTACAAGCGGTACAAGACGAATTGCCAAAGTATTTAAATGAGCGTGGTTTTGAGCTTGAACGTGGCGAAAAAGGGTCAGAGCGTAAAAATTTAACAGTGCCTGAATATAAAAAGGCAAAGGATGAATTAAAAGAGCTGACTACCACGCTGGAACAGCGGAAGTCAGAAGTTTTAGCGTTATCGAACGATAAAACACCAACAATCAAGAAAGAAAGTTTAGATTTAAAAGACGAAACGAAAACGGTCAAAGTACCAAGTGGCGAAACCATTGGTATTGGTAAGTTGCGACATGAATTTACGAAAAATGAAGAACGAAAAACAGGAAATGTGATTATCCCTGAAGATAAATTAAATGCCTTAATACAAGGCTATGAAGATTTATATAAATCGAATGAGAAACTAAAGAAATATGCGGAAACTGATTTACCTAAGCGGATTGACTATGTAAAAGAAAAATACAAGGAAGTAGTGCGTGATTTCAACGATTTAGCAGATAGATATAATAATAATCTAGAGAAAATTGATTCGTTGGAGAAAGAGAATAAATCGCTTAAAAACGAAATTAAGGGCATTTACAAAGGGTTTAAAGAGTACTTTAAAGATTCTAAGCAAGTTACAACTGAACAGGTTAAAACGCTTGTTAGTGGCGTTTTAGACAAAGTAAAAGAATTTGTAAAAGGTGGAGAATTTGAAAAAATTCATAGAAATGAAACTCAAACACGAGATAGAGATGAATTAAGTCGTTAG
- a CDS encoding replication protein, which produces MAISPLHDKDVNADGTKKKPHYHIVFNYKGNKSFEQMDEMARALRAPIPERISGLTGAVRYLTHMDNPEKYQYDNTEIQVFGGFDLESCLALSTGDKRQALKEMLGFISDNNIMHLKDFADYCMSDRAPAGWFELLTERNTLFIKEYIKSNWQKENQVYKE; this is translated from the coding sequence GTGGCAATTAGTCCATTACATGATAAAGATGTTAATGCAGACGGAACAAAGAAAAAGCCGCATTATCATATAGTTTTTAATTACAAGGGCAATAAATCATTTGAACAAATGGACGAAATGGCAAGAGCTTTAAGGGCACCGATTCCTGAAAGAATAAGTGGTTTAACTGGTGCTGTTAGATATTTAACGCATATGGATAATCCTGAAAAGTATCAATACGATAATACAGAAATACAAGTGTTTGGTGGATTTGACCTTGAAAGTTGTTTAGCGTTATCTACTGGTGATAAAAGACAAGCGTTAAAAGAAATGCTTGGTTTTATTTCGGATAACAATATTATGCATTTAAAAGATTTTGCTGATTATTGTATGTCTGACCGAGCTCCTGCTGGTTGGTTCGAATTGCTAACAGAGAGGAATACTCTTTTTATAAAAGAGTACATAAAATCGAATTGGCAAAAAGAAAACCAAGTTTATAAAGAGTGA
- a CDS encoding IS6-like element IS1216 family transposase: MNHFKGKQFQQDVIIVAVGYYLRYNLSYREVQEILYDRDINVSHTTIYRWVQEYGKLLYQIWKKKNKKSFYSWKMDETYIKIKGKWHYLYRAIDADGLTLDIWLRKKRDTQAAYAFLKRLVKQFDEPKVVVTDKAPSITSAFKKLKEYGFYQGTEHRTIKYLNNLIEQDHRPVKRRNKFYRSLRTASTTIKGMEAIRGLYKKTRKEGTLFGFSVCTEIKVLLGIPA, encoded by the coding sequence ATGAATCATTTTAAAGGAAAGCAATTTCAGCAGGATGTGATTATTGTAGCCGTGGGCTACTATCTTCGTTATAACCTTAGCTATCGTGAAGTTCAAGAAATCTTATATGATCGTGACATTAACGTTTCTCATACGACGATTTATCGTTGGGTGCAAGAATATGGCAAACTACTCTATCAAATTTGGAAAAAGAAAAATAAAAAATCCTTTTATTCATGGAAAATGGATGAAACGTACATCAAAATTAAAGGAAAATGGCATTATTTGTATCGAGCCATCGATGCAGATGGTTTAACCTTGGATATTTGGTTACGTAAAAAACGGGACACACAAGCAGCCTATGCTTTTCTTAAGCGGTTAGTGAAGCAGTTTGATGAACCGAAGGTTGTAGTCACAGATAAAGCCCCCTCTATTACAAGTGCCTTTAAGAAACTAAAAGAATACGGCTTTTATCAAGGGACAGAACATCGTACCATTAAATACCTGAATAATTTGATTGAACAAGACCATCGTCCAGTAAAGAGACGCAATAAATTCTATCGAAGTTTACGCACTGCCTCTACCACGATTAAAGGCATGGAAGCCATTCGAGGATTATATAAGAAAACCCGAAAAGAAGGCACTCTCTTCGGGTTTTCGGTCTGTACTGAAATCAAGGTATTATTGGGAATCCCAGCTTAA
- a CDS encoding GlsB/YeaQ/YmgE family stress response membrane protein, whose product MHWLWVMIVGAAVGDFAGAIMSPSQSRGWIGHIIAGVLGALIGEGVLVPMGSELAGMTVIPAAIGAIAVVLIMMFVVQWAWVRRSKHN is encoded by the coding sequence ATGCATTGGTTATGGGTAATGATTGTTGGCGCGGCGGTTGGTGATTTTGCAGGTGCTATCATGAGCCCCAGTCAATCGCGGGGTTGGATCGGTCACATTATTGCTGGCGTCCTTGGGGCACTCATTGGTGAAGGTGTGCTGGTGCCGATGGGGTCTGAGTTAGCCGGAATGACCGTGATACCAGCTGCAATCGGTGCAATTGCCGTCGTTCTGATAATGATGTTCGTGGTTCAGTGGGCATGGGTTCGACGGTCAAAACACAATTGA
- a CDS encoding diacylglycerol/lipid kinase family protein, whose product MATTYGIFYNGQAGNGQAATVAHQTAQALSNHGIESRLLTTPGIPRAIALIKQTLPQLSALIVIGGDGTLNVAMTALIQAEAHIRIGVIPMGTVNNFATRYQLPTDPQAAIELICTQPATQAVGMLVCNQRRAVVSSLTFGNLADISNEVRQSEKQRFGKLSYLYRAIRHIGHNKSLPIRYQFKHEGSHTLKTWFCLITTTKSVGGHVYSASAPGKMHISLLNNIGWRQVIPYIWFALTGNLQNSKAITQLTATSARITSATGQAVTTRIDGDPAVKLPIELTYLTDRFELIVPTVIE is encoded by the coding sequence ATGGCAACAACTTACGGCATTTTCTATAACGGACAAGCGGGTAATGGGCAAGCGGCAACCGTCGCCCATCAAACCGCGCAAGCGCTATCGAACCACGGCATTGAGTCTCGATTACTGACAACACCAGGAATCCCCCGGGCAATTGCGTTAATTAAGCAAACACTTCCTCAACTGTCAGCACTAATTGTTATTGGTGGAGATGGCACACTGAACGTTGCAATGACAGCCCTAATCCAAGCTGAAGCACATATTCGTATCGGTGTTATTCCCATGGGAACGGTTAATAATTTTGCAACCCGCTACCAGTTACCAACTGACCCCCAAGCGGCCATCGAACTAATTTGTACTCAGCCGGCGACCCAAGCAGTCGGCATGCTAGTTTGTAATCAACGCCGGGCAGTCGTGAGTTCACTGACATTCGGTAATTTGGCTGACATTTCCAATGAAGTTCGACAATCTGAGAAGCAGCGATTCGGTAAATTAAGCTATCTTTACCGTGCTATTCGCCATATTGGTCACAATAAGTCACTGCCAATTCGATATCAATTCAAACACGAAGGAAGCCACACCTTAAAAACATGGTTCTGTTTGATTACAACGACCAAATCAGTCGGTGGGCACGTCTATAGCGCGTCTGCTCCAGGAAAAATGCATATTAGTCTACTTAACAACATTGGCTGGCGGCAAGTAATTCCATATATTTGGTTCGCACTAACGGGGAACTTGCAAAACTCCAAGGCCATTACACAGCTAACGGCAACCAGTGCACGAATTACGAGTGCAACTGGTCAAGCCGTGACGACACGTATTGACGGCGACCCAGCGGTTAAACTGCCAATTGAATTGACCTATTTGACAGACCGCTTCGAATTGATCGTACCAACAGTCATCGAATAA
- a CDS encoding IS256 family transposase, whose amino-acid sequence MNELTTEIIAALAQKQDLDEVFRHHLEIAINQLLQTELAEFLGYERYSYAGINTGNNRNGSYESSFDMKYGQLNLTIPRDRNGRFENHTLPAYGRHSDNLETTVIQLYTKGITTAEIAELIEKMYGAHYSKATVSNMTKAINEQVQAFQQRRLASQYATIFLDATYLPLKRDTVQKEAVHIAIGIRPDGTKEVLNYQVAPTESTGIWTELLGTLIKQGVKDVLLFVADGLVGLDEGLNRHFPKAKRQRCLVHVGRNLMNKVRVKDRKAVISDFKQVHRAANREAAELKLNEFANNWHQTYPKLIKDLLKMPNLLTFMDFPPAIRQSLYSTNLIENFNKHLKRTTHHKEQFPTEDSLDRFLVSQFNVYNEKSLKRIHRGFKGLQDTLEASFI is encoded by the coding sequence ATGAATGAACTTACCACAGAAATTATCGCTGCACTAGCCCAAAAGCAAGATTTGGACGAAGTTTTTCGTCACCACCTCGAAATTGCGATTAACCAGCTGCTTCAAACCGAATTGGCAGAGTTTTTGGGTTACGAACGCTACTCATACGCTGGGATTAACACTGGTAATAACCGCAACGGCAGTTATGAGAGCTCGTTTGATATGAAGTACGGCCAACTTAACTTAACCATTCCTCGAGATCGCAATGGCCGGTTTGAAAATCATACCTTGCCAGCCTACGGTCGGCACAGTGATAATTTAGAAACAACGGTCATTCAGTTGTATACCAAGGGAATTACCACTGCTGAAATTGCCGAACTCATTGAGAAAATGTACGGTGCTCACTACTCCAAAGCCACGGTTTCCAACATGACTAAAGCCATCAATGAACAGGTTCAAGCTTTCCAGCAACGTCGACTGGCTTCACAATATGCGACCATCTTCTTAGATGCCACTTACTTGCCGTTAAAGCGGGATACCGTTCAAAAAGAAGCCGTTCATATTGCGATTGGCATTCGTCCAGATGGTACGAAAGAAGTGCTGAACTACCAAGTGGCGCCAACGGAATCGACTGGAATCTGGACTGAACTGCTGGGAACCTTGATCAAGCAGGGCGTTAAAGATGTGCTGTTGTTTGTGGCCGATGGGTTAGTTGGTTTGGATGAAGGCTTGAATCGGCATTTTCCTAAAGCCAAACGACAACGTTGCCTGGTTCATGTTGGGCGGAATCTGATGAACAAAGTTCGCGTAAAAGACCGCAAGGCCGTGATCAGTGACTTTAAACAAGTTCATCGGGCCGCCAACCGTGAAGCAGCCGAACTGAAACTGAATGAGTTCGCCAACAACTGGCATCAGACCTATCCCAAATTAATCAAAGATCTGCTTAAAATGCCGAATTTACTCACTTTCATGGACTTTCCACCAGCTATCCGGCAATCACTATACTCCACTAACCTGATTGAGAACTTTAATAAGCATCTCAAGCGCACCACCCACCACAAAGAACAATTTCCAACGGAAGATTCACTGGATCGCTTCCTGGTTTCTCAGTTTAATGTTTATAACGAGAAGTCTCTGAAGCGGATCCACCGAGGGTTCAAAGGACTCCAGGATACCTTGGAAGCATCATTTATTTAA
- a CDS encoding helix-turn-helix domain-containing protein, with product MTKYSTDLKIEVAKQYLSGKYSYSTLAQMYGIKSLSNIRVWTAKAKAQGFESLRVTHQYKSYSPDEKLAVVDYYRTHDVGVHIVAAKFNISPSQVCSWNKRFEEDGASGLRRQRKGRKPTVTKKSHKNKQDKLSPTEKERLIQENIRLREELYHAQMKLGERKISCVNA from the coding sequence ATGACTAAATATTCAACTGATTTAAAAATTGAGGTGGCAAAACAATACTTATCAGGTAAGTATTCATATTCAACGCTAGCACAAATGTATGGCATTAAATCTCTTTCTAACATTCGTGTATGGACAGCCAAGGCAAAGGCGCAAGGCTTTGAATCACTACGAGTAACACATCAATACAAATCATATTCTCCGGACGAAAAACTAGCTGTGGTAGACTATTATCGAACTCATGATGTTGGTGTACATATTGTTGCAGCTAAGTTTAATATTAGTCCGTCACAAGTCTGTTCTTGGAATAAGAGATTTGAAGAAGACGGGGCAAGTGGATTGAGACGCCAACGGAAAGGAAGAAAACCCACCGTGACCAAAAAATCCCATAAAAACAAACAGGACAAGCTCAGTCCTACCGAAAAAGAGAGACTAATTCAAGAGAATATTCGCTTGCGTGAAGAACTTTATCATGCCCAGATGAAACTTGGAGAGCGTAAAATATCTTGTGTAAATGCATAA
- a CDS encoding Mbeg1-like protein: MANFLDYLRWRGDLSFTVNPLNEVDAAILATISYLPIEQYLKYRSSIKLGDIAKLLLNNRQLIQTLDQQTQLTLQLIIYSPRFADINVIDYMSKSRQNPAMQFTAVTFRIRPHQLIISYRGTDHTMIGWSEDMTMSYSNKIEGQQVAAKYLAEQTAQHPHSKFILTGHSKGGNFAIYAGAYTPPSVQSQIKQIYNFDGPGFVQEIMATPGFQAIIEKVRSFVPQGSIFGLMLNHSEPLNIIKSDKKILLQHNPVTWNVVRNSFVKVDKLKTSSNIIDQAIKDWLEDVPPDQREALWSSLFDAFAEINITQVDQLMRNKFIGALQLSKAYLALNPATRLVAHKIIDELVQNIRRNIPNVSPFNNKTD; the protein is encoded by the coding sequence ATGGCTAACTTTCTCGATTATTTACGCTGGCGCGGTGATCTCTCCTTTACAGTGAATCCACTAAATGAAGTTGATGCAGCAATTTTAGCAACAATATCGTACTTACCAATTGAACAATACTTGAAATACCGTAGTTCAATCAAACTAGGAGATATTGCGAAATTGCTATTAAATAATCGACAATTAATCCAGACCTTGGATCAGCAAACGCAACTGACACTTCAATTGATTATCTACAGTCCCCGTTTTGCAGATATCAATGTGATCGACTATATGTCGAAATCCCGTCAAAATCCAGCAATGCAATTCACGGCGGTTACATTTAGAATTCGCCCACACCAACTGATTATTAGCTACCGCGGAACCGATCACACAATGATTGGTTGGAGTGAGGATATGACGATGAGCTATTCAAATAAGATTGAAGGGCAACAAGTTGCGGCAAAATACCTGGCGGAACAGACAGCCCAGCACCCACACTCGAAATTTATCCTTACAGGACACTCAAAAGGCGGAAACTTTGCCATCTACGCTGGCGCCTACACGCCGCCATCCGTCCAAAGTCAGATTAAACAAATCTATAATTTCGATGGACCTGGCTTTGTGCAAGAAATAATGGCTACCCCAGGATTTCAAGCAATTATCGAAAAAGTAAGGTCTTTTGTACCCCAAGGGTCCATCTTTGGTTTGATGCTCAATCACTCGGAACCTTTGAATATTATTAAATCGGACAAAAAAATACTATTACAACACAATCCCGTCACCTGGAATGTTGTACGTAATAGTTTCGTTAAAGTTGATAAGTTAAAGACCAGCAGTAATATCATTGACCAAGCAATCAAAGATTGGCTAGAAGATGTTCCGCCAGATCAGCGCGAAGCACTGTGGTCCTCGTTATTCGATGCTTTTGCCGAGATTAACATTACGCAAGTTGATCAACTGATGCGCAATAAATTTATTGGCGCGCTTCAACTAAGTAAAGCTTATCTGGCGCTTAATCCCGCCACCAGGCTGGTGGCCCATAAAATTATCGATGAATTGGTCCAGAATATTCGTAGGAATATTCCGAATGTTTCACCATTCAACAATAAGACTGATTAA
- the dnaB gene encoding replicative DNA helicase produces the protein MDNIVNSNVPRDIEAEKSVLGAIFLRPDSLIEAAEELVPEDFYQRAHQIIFAAMLNLNANDVEIDAITIQDELKRNNQLEDIGGISYIIDLAQMIPTAANVVFYAKIVKRKSLMRNLIATSQNIITNVLEENSDITTILDDAERSILNVAQDNNQSSFKPIHNVLDSTINDLSMIPADGNMITGLATGYQALDKLTTGFHEDELIILAARPGVGKTAFALNICQFVGIQTEKTIAIFSLEMGAEQLVQRMLCAEGLIDSTHLRTGQLSEEEWRNLVVAAGSLDKTNIFIDDTPGIKMSEIRAKTRRLAKEKGNLGLVVIDYLQLIEGNHRENRQQEVSDISRQLKKLAKELHVPVIALSQLSRGVEQRQDKRPVLSDIRESGSIEQDADIVAFLYRDDYYRSEGEENSDNPGAAPNEDPDTGIVEVILEKNRSGARGTANLIFTKSHNRFSNMDTTHEPY, from the coding sequence ATGGATAATATTGTTAATTCAAATGTTCCACGAGATATTGAAGCAGAGAAATCAGTTTTAGGTGCTATTTTTCTGCGGCCTGATTCCCTAATCGAAGCTGCCGAGGAGTTGGTACCCGAGGACTTCTATCAACGAGCACACCAGATAATTTTCGCAGCCATGCTGAACTTAAATGCAAATGATGTTGAAATAGACGCCATTACTATTCAAGACGAGTTGAAACGCAACAATCAGTTAGAAGATATCGGCGGAATCTCTTATATCATTGACCTGGCACAAATGATTCCAACGGCTGCCAACGTGGTTTTCTACGCAAAAATAGTTAAAAGAAAATCGTTGATGCGTAACTTAATTGCTACATCGCAGAATATCATTACCAATGTACTTGAAGAAAATTCTGATATTACCACGATTTTGGATGATGCCGAGCGAAGCATTTTAAATGTTGCACAGGATAACAATCAATCCAGCTTTAAGCCAATTCATAATGTGTTGGATAGTACGATTAATGATTTGAGTATGATACCTGCTGACGGAAACATGATTACTGGTCTCGCAACGGGCTATCAGGCACTGGACAAGTTGACAACTGGGTTTCATGAAGATGAGTTAATTATCCTGGCTGCACGTCCTGGTGTTGGTAAGACTGCTTTTGCGCTCAATATCTGCCAATTTGTTGGTATTCAAACCGAGAAAACAATTGCAATTTTTAGTCTCGAGATGGGTGCGGAACAACTTGTCCAGAGAATGTTATGTGCCGAAGGATTGATTGATTCAACTCATCTCAGAACTGGGCAGTTGAGCGAGGAGGAGTGGCGTAATCTCGTTGTTGCTGCTGGTTCGCTTGACAAAACAAATATTTTTATCGATGATACACCGGGCATCAAAATGTCAGAGATCCGTGCTAAAACTCGTCGTTTGGCTAAAGAAAAAGGCAATCTTGGTCTCGTGGTCATTGATTATCTGCAATTGATCGAGGGTAATCACCGTGAGAATCGGCAGCAAGAGGTATCGGATATTTCGCGACAGTTGAAGAAATTAGCAAAAGAGCTCCATGTACCAGTAATTGCGCTCTCCCAACTTTCTCGGGGAGTTGAACAACGACAGGATAAGAGACCAGTCTTGTCCGATATCCGTGAATCTGGCTCTATCGAACAGGATGCCGATATTGTGGCGTTCTTGTACCGGGATGATTATTATCGTAGTGAAGGTGAGGAGAACTCGGATAATCCGGGAGCTGCACCTAATGAAGATCCAGATACGGGAATTGTTGAAGTAATCCTAGAAAAAAACCGTTCCGGCGCACGCGGAACAGCAAACTTAATTTTTACTAAATCGCACAACAGATTCTCTAACATGGATACAACACATGAGCCATACTAA
- the rplI gene encoding 50S ribosomal protein L9 produces the protein MEVIFIKDLRGKGKRGEVKNVPDGYANNFLIKNGYAKEATVQAKRELAGKQKAEQKAYEEEKQEAIKLKSFLEDDKTVVQIKSKAGEDTRLFGSVPSKQITEALQQQFDVKIDKRKLNLPEPIRTLGYTNVPVKLFPGVEAKIRVHITAQ, from the coding sequence ATGGAAGTAATTTTTATTAAAGACCTACGTGGCAAAGGAAAACGCGGTGAAGTTAAGAACGTGCCCGATGGTTATGCAAATAATTTCTTAATTAAAAACGGCTATGCTAAAGAGGCCACAGTTCAGGCAAAGAGAGAGCTTGCCGGCAAACAAAAGGCTGAGCAAAAAGCGTATGAAGAAGAGAAACAAGAAGCGATTAAATTGAAGTCCTTCCTGGAAGACGATAAGACAGTGGTTCAAATTAAGTCAAAGGCTGGCGAAGATACTAGGCTGTTCGGTTCCGTGCCAAGTAAGCAAATTACTGAAGCATTGCAACAACAATTCGATGTTAAAATTGATAAGCGGAAGCTCAATTTACCGGAGCCGATTCGAACACTAGGATACACAAATGTGCCAGTCAAGCTATTTCCAGGTGTAGAAGCAAAAATCAGAGTTCACATTACTGCGCAATAA
- a CDS encoding DHH family phosphoesterase — protein sequence MKNFFKNIELPSFIKDSRLIVSTITILVLSLVGSIIGFIISPLYGIAMLLLFILIAVTIFFAAYILSQNATDFVSNLSYRIKRGEQEALIKMPIGILLFDEDNQVQWVNPYLQLYLSNKDVIGRKIESVDDELAKLMDKALHSNTSANQVVRWGKRQFEMSVQEDLGVLYLLDVTRYALIEERYNAERIAIGQIFLDNYDELSQSMDDQAISAMNSYVTGTLSDWAKQYEMYLKRIDDDHFIILAHAQNLAKVEKDNFSILDKIRNDTSKQNYPVTLSAGFSFGETSLNELATQAQRNLDLALGCGGDQVVVKEHDKDARFYGGKSNPMEKRTRVRARMVSQALQELFKDVDHVFVVGHKSPDLDSIGAALGITQIAKMNKKDAHVVLNQDQVNYDVKRLIDGIHASDKDEQKVFINSNQVLDLATDKSLLVMVDHSKQSITYNKDLYDRLQNRVVIIDHHRRGEEFPENPILVYIEPYASSTCELVTEMLEYQPKGNSSLTKLEASAMLAGITVDTKAFSLRTGTRTFDAASYLRSVGADNAIVQSLLKEDLNSFIQRNHLISSIEMIQPNIALLVGEEDKSYDPIIAAQAADTALSLEHIDASFVITHRNKETIGISARSLGKINVQVIMERLGGGGHLSNAATQLKFVTVDQARSKLLASINYTEDEEE from the coding sequence TTGAAGAATTTCTTTAAGAATATCGAACTACCATCTTTCATCAAAGATTCGAGATTGATTGTTTCAACAATTACTATTCTGGTACTTTCTTTAGTGGGCTCCATTATTGGATTTATCATTAGCCCGTTGTACGGAATAGCTATGTTACTGCTATTTATCCTCATTGCGGTCACGATTTTCTTTGCGGCGTATATTCTATCGCAGAATGCCACGGACTTCGTCTCCAACTTGAGTTATCGGATTAAGCGCGGTGAACAGGAAGCATTGATCAAGATGCCAATTGGAATCTTGCTGTTTGATGAGGATAATCAGGTTCAATGGGTAAATCCTTACCTGCAGCTCTATCTCAGCAATAAAGATGTCATTGGTAGAAAAATAGAGTCCGTTGATGATGAATTAGCGAAGTTAATGGACAAGGCGCTTCATAGTAATACTTCAGCAAATCAAGTTGTCCGTTGGGGTAAACGCCAATTTGAGATGAGTGTGCAGGAGGATTTGGGTGTTCTATATCTTCTTGATGTTACACGCTATGCACTCATCGAGGAACGCTATAATGCGGAGCGAATTGCTATCGGTCAAATATTCCTAGATAACTATGATGAACTCTCACAGTCGATGGATGACCAGGCAATAAGTGCGATGAATTCGTACGTTACAGGTACACTGAGCGATTGGGCAAAACAGTATGAGATGTATTTAAAGCGGATAGATGATGATCATTTCATTATTCTGGCCCACGCGCAGAATTTGGCAAAAGTTGAGAAAGATAATTTCTCTATTTTGGACAAAATTCGTAATGATACATCGAAACAAAACTATCCCGTCACACTTTCTGCAGGTTTCTCATTTGGTGAGACTAGCCTGAATGAATTAGCTACACAAGCCCAACGAAATCTTGACTTGGCCCTTGGTTGTGGTGGTGATCAGGTTGTTGTTAAAGAGCACGATAAGGATGCACGTTTCTACGGGGGCAAGTCCAATCCAATGGAAAAGCGGACTCGTGTGCGTGCTAGAATGGTTAGTCAGGCTCTTCAAGAACTTTTTAAAGATGTAGACCATGTGTTTGTTGTCGGCCATAAGTCACCAGACTTAGATTCTATTGGTGCAGCCCTCGGAATTACCCAGATTGCTAAGATGAATAAGAAGGACGCGCACGTCGTCTTGAATCAGGACCAAGTTAATTATGATGTTAAGCGGCTGATTGACGGGATTCATGCTAGCGATAAGGACGAACAAAAGGTATTCATTAATTCTAATCAGGTTCTAGACCTAGCTACTGACAAGTCACTACTTGTAATGGTGGACCACTCGAAACAAAGTATTACTTACAATAAGGATCTCTATGATAGACTACAAAACAGGGTTGTGATTATCGATCATCATCGGCGTGGCGAAGAATTTCCAGAGAACCCGATTTTGGTTTACATTGAGCCGTACGCTTCGTCAACCTGTGAGCTGGTGACCGAAATGCTTGAATATCAGCCAAAGGGTAACAGTAGCTTGACTAAGCTTGAAGCGTCAGCAATGCTGGCCGGTATTACGGTTGATACCAAGGCGTTCTCTTTGAGAACGGGTACCAGAACATTTGATGCTGCGAGTTATCTACGTTCAGTTGGTGCAGATAATGCTATTGTGCAGTCGCTATTGAAGGAAGATCTAAATAGCTTTATCCAGCGAAATCACCTTATTTCGAGTATCGAAATGATTCAGCCAAATATTGCACTTTTGGTTGGTGAGGAGGACAAAAGTTACGACCCAATTATTGCGGCTCAGGCTGCAGATACGGCGTTGTCACTTGAGCATATTGATGCTTCATTTGTCATCACGCATCGCAATAAGGAGACTATTGGTATATCGGCTCGTTCCCTTGGCAAAATCAATGTTCAGGTAATTATGGAACGCTTGGGTGGTGGGGGACATTTATCAAATGCTGCTACACAGCTTAAGTTCGTCACAGTTGACCAGGCGAGATCAAAATTACTCGCTTCAATTAACTATACAGAAGATGAAGAAGAGTAA